One Mycolicibacterium sp. ND9-15 genomic window, CTGCGGGTCGAACCGAGCGGCGTCGTTGTTGCTGGTCGAAAACGTCTGCTGCATCATCACCGGCGCCAGTTCGTCGTCGCCGCCGCACGGCTCGTGCCGCTGATAGCCGATCGCGTGGCCGACCTCGTGGTTGACGAGGTATTGGCGATAGGAGCCGACGTCGCCCTGGAACGGGACCGCGCCGCGCACCCAGCGAGCCTCGTTGATGAACACGCGCGGCTGCCCGTCACGGTAGGCCGGGTTGTAGCAGGACGCCTCCAGCTGGATGTCGTAGCCGCACCCCTCGCGCACCGTCATCGGCGTGCTCAACGACACCCGGAAGTCGGGCTCGACCCCGGACGCCGCGTCGAGGCGGGTGAATGCGAACTGTGGATTGTGCGTCCAGCTCTTGGGATTGGCCAGGGTTTCGGTGACCATGCGGGCGAACGCCTCGTCACCGCCGAACGTCGTGGTGTCGATGCCGTCCTCCACCTCGACGGTGTAGGTGAACGCCTTCGCGGTGCCCTGACCGACTTGCGGAGTGCCGCCCGGTACGACGTGCCACGTCTTGGCTCCGGCCTCGGTGAACGGACCGCCCTGCGGCAGGATCCCGGTCGGCAGGTTGGCGTCGAACTGCGTCAGTCCCTTCGGTGGCGCGCCGATGATCGCCGTGCTCGCCACCCCGATCGTCGGTGGCCCCTGGACCGGACCTTCGGCCTGCTTGGGTGCGGGCGCGCTGGTCCCGGTGATCGTCTGGTAGACGACGACCGCGGTCAGCACGACCAGAACCGGGAGCGCGTATGCCCGCCAGCCGTAGGTGGAGATGAAACGGCCCAGCCACGTCTGTTTGCGCAACCCGCGGCGCTCGTCGCGGTTGGACCTGGGCCGTCCCGAACTCTCCGTGAGGGGGTCGCGCTGGGCGCGGAGCGGCTCGCGCCACTCGTTGCGCAGCGCGGGCACGCGACCACCCCCGCGATGCTCCAGACCCATTTCTCCTCCTAGCGTGCGGGAGTCGTAGGTCACCGCAACAGGATGACACAGGTCAGAGCCCTCCTACTTCCGGCACGCCCGCGATCGTCGCGGGCACTGTGAGCCGCGCCTCAGCTGCACGCTTCGCCGACGGTAGTAATGTCATTGCGAAAACCTGACCCAGATGACCCCGGACGAAGGATGCGATGAGCGAGCTCGCCGACACCGCCGCGAGGAGAGGCGCGCAGCCGGGCAGCGGCGAAGCCTTGAACCGTCGGGGCGGCAGGCTGCCGCGCGATGAGCGCCGCGGTCAGCTACTGGGCGCTGCGAGCAAGGTTTTCGTCGACCGCGGCTACCACGCGGCGGGGATGGACGAGATCGCCGAGCGTGCCGGTGTGAGCAAACCGGTTCTCTACCAACACTTCTCGTCGAAGTTGGAGCTGTACCTGGCGGTGCTTGCCAGGCATGTCGAAAACCTGGTCTCCGGTGTGCGCCAGGCGCT contains:
- a CDS encoding DUF3152 domain-containing protein, with translation MGLEHRGGGRVPALRNEWREPLRAQRDPLTESSGRPRSNRDERRGLRKQTWLGRFISTYGWRAYALPVLVVLTAVVVYQTITGTSAPAPKQAEGPVQGPPTIGVASTAIIGAPPKGLTQFDANLPTGILPQGGPFTEAGAKTWHVVPGGTPQVGQGTAKAFTYTVEVEDGIDTTTFGGDEAFARMVTETLANPKSWTHNPQFAFTRLDAASGVEPDFRVSLSTPMTVREGCGYDIQLEASCYNPAYRDGQPRVFINEARWVRGAVPFQGDVGSYRQYLVNHEVGHAIGYQRHEPCGGDDELAPVMMQQTFSTSNNDAARFDPQSVQPDNHTCKPNPWPYPIA